The genomic stretch atcaatcggagcgTCACTAATAAAAACTATTTCAATAGTTTCCAATCGTGGTGAATGGCAGTGTAAAGGAACATTACAgtgacaaataaaaaaactatttatattcATAATTCAAAAgtaatatttactcaccctttatgTAATTCTGAACCTGTATGACCttttttatttcttctgtggaggATATAACAAGTTCTTTTGGagaatatttaaattgtattgttTCTACAATGAAATTCAACTGGACCCATTGACTTTGTCTGTATGGACAAAGAAACTAAATATttctaatatattattaaataaaaagaaagtcACACAGGTGTGAAACCATTTGTTAGTGAACCATCTATTTAACTACTGATACATAACTATAATTAAATGCGTTGCTCTTTGATGTTTCTAGGATATCAAGAAGATCAATGAGGGCAAGCAGCCCTTGTACCAAGAGGACACCAACAAAAGGATCCTGAACTCCCTGGAGCTGCTGAATAGTCTGGATGAAGATGCAGCCCAAGCCTCTCGCTTGCAGCACCCTCAAGCTGAGATGATTGAGAAGGAGTGAGTTCAAAAATCCTAACTCTGTCGGTTTAGCCACCTTTCAGCTGAAATGTCCAATAGCATTTCATACTTCATGCCATGAAAGTAGAATtaaatgtttttgctgtgaaTTTTGCTGGGATTGTGGATGACTCATTTTGTTCTCCTCAAAAGTATGAAACAGCTGCGAGTGCGTGTGATGAAGCTCCGCGAGGATCATGACCGCATTTACCACATCACACGATCCGAGCAGGTTCCCACTGTCAACTGGGGAAAAATAATTGATGAGAAACTGGTGTGTATCTAAACATATTTCTCTTTCTATACTGTATGGTTACAAATGCAAATGATTCATGTCCGATGTGTTCTGATGCAGTCAAATGTGAACAACAAAGGATACGGACAAGATCTGCTCACCGTTGAGAATGAAGTGGAGGAGCACAATATCTTCCACAGTGAAGTCGAGGCACTGGCTCCGTATGTCACTGGAGGCCGGGTACGTTTTAACTGACTGTTTGAAATAAAAGAACAATAGTTGACTAGTCATGCGAATGACATCTGTGACTCATCTGCTTACTTGCATAACAGGATGGTTTGGATGGCCAGCAGGCGAAGTACAGCAAACTATTGGTGAGACTTAATTTTCCTGCTTTCAATTTTCAACCTAGATATGAACTAAAGATGTAATACTTAGCTGTTCAAGTCTCATGTCTCAAAACACTGTGAATTTTACATTGTTTGTTTCAGGCGAGCTCTGCTGCACGTCAGAAGAACCTGCTCAGTCTGAGGGACTACATGCAGCGCTGCACCAACGAGCTCTACTGGATGGAACAGCAAGCTGAGGAGCGAATCGCATATGACTGGAGCGACAACAACCTGGACTACCCTGCCCGAAAGAGGCAGTACGAGGTAAGGCTTAGAAATGAACAGCTCTTTAATGATAGGTAATACATAAATGAGCCGTAATTCTAGATGGTACTAAGACTGCAGATTATAGCTTGTATTGTGGTGTTAGATTTTCATCTTTCATCATTCAAACCGCCTACAAATTATACGATTATAGTACTGAAATGCAACATCAATATGTTTTAACATGCTGCTTTGTACTTTTTCAGAACTTCATAAGCAAGTGTCTGGAGTCTAAGGAGAAAGGCATCACCCAGCTGAATGAAGATGGAGAGGAACTTATGGAGCAGAACCATCCAGGGAAAAATGTCATTGGGGTAATATTACAAGCCACTTGCTTAAAAGATTGGATTTTTTGGggcaattttacatttaaaaactgGTGAAAATACACTGACACTGTTTCGTTATGGGATATAGTATGCAGTAGTACTGAAAACACCAAAAAATGTAGCATATGATGTGcacgaccagtcaaaagtttttgaaccgtacgatttcaaatattttttgaagaagtctcttcttaccaagcctgcatttgtttgatctaaaatacagcaatagcagtaatattatgaaatattaaaaaaaaactaaaaacgttctatttgaatatattttaaaatgtgatttattcctgtgatcaaagctaaattttaactccagtcttcagtgtcgcatgatccttcagaaatctaaatatgctgatttgctgttcaagatacattttttattattattatgatcaatcaaacagttgagtaattgtttttaggattctttgatgaatagaaagatccatttatctgaaattaaaatgcttttgtaacattatacactataccattttttccattttgggaaaaaaattatagaaatgaatacttttatttagcaaggatgctttaaactgtcaaaagtgatgataaagacttttataatgttacaaaagatttctatttcaggtaaatgctgttcttctgaattttttatttatcaaagaaacctgaaaaaaaactcagctgtttttaccataataaatgtttttgagcagcaaatcagcatattagaataatttctgaaggatcatctgaccGGAGTAACAatgctcaaaattcagctttgaaatcacaggaataaattacatttcaaaatctattcaaatagaaaacagctattttaaatagtaaaaaaaaaaattcaaacttttactgtttttgctgtactttgtatcaagtAAATgggggcttggtgagcagaagagactggtagtgtatatatcatCTATCTGAAGCATAATCTGCTTCATACTCTAAAATAACCACCAAAATTGATATTTTGGATTAAAGAGGTGTTTAGTTAGATTCTCAAATATAGGCTTATTGTAAACATTTAGGTATGGTGTCCCTTTTGTATAATGTACtggcaattttattttattatttatttttaaatgcatttccgttttaatatattattatgttaCTTTATTGCTGGGTGTTTTCTTGTACTGTCTTATTGTATGTAATTAGTTAGGGTTTGTTAATTGGGGTGTTTGGGGTAGTTTTGcagcattttagaaaaaaaaccaGCATAATAATAAAGTAGAAAGACAAAACACTATCTGGCTAGCTCACATTATGTAAAaatacactgtaaataaacttaaaataataggactcaaatgcacataaataaaaaaataatcagtgATGGGTCAATCAATGAATTCTCAAAATGCCATTttctatataaattataaaattatgcacatttaaaatCACAGTGTCATTGTGTTTTTAGGCACACATGGATGCAGTACATGCGGATTGGAAGGAATACCTCAACCTGCTCATCTGTGAAGAGAACCACCTCAAGAACATGGATGATTATCACAAAGTCAGTTTGCATTTTACATCATTTCCTATTCTATATTTGCTTATGTTTCTCGTCAGTCTTGCTCAGttgcattctttttatttttctagTTCCACAAGGACGCAAGAGACACCGGCGACTTGTTGAAGCGCCTGGAAACCGAGATCAACCAGAAGTACAACCCTGAGTTTAAAGACATGTACCAGATGGAGGGCCTGATTGCTGACCTGGATGTAAATACATTGTTCTGGTTTGGCACCCATTTCTACATTTTTACTGAATTAAAAGGTGTCTTCACACAATCTGTGTCTGTATTGACAGGATCAGTCAAAGGCCATGGACCATTACGACGAGCGACTGAAAGCTCTTCAGAAGCGCAGCCTGCAGGTGCTCCCTCTGAAGTACCGCAGGGAGACTCCTCAGAAACTGCTCCCTATCGAGGCTCTGTGTGAATACGAGACTAATGAGGTACAGGGTTTGAGCTCTCACTCACTCTATGCATGCGGCTTAGAGCTCCACTAATACCAGTCAGTGAAACATAAGCTATTATCATGAGTAAGCACGGAAAAACGTTACACTCTGCCTCCACTCGCATTTTGGATTCCCCCATCTAATGTATTTAAATCCTTAAGACGGCCTTCTCCCAAACGATTCATCTCGTATAAACCTCTAGAGACGTGTGCAGGGGATTTTGTACGGATTTCACATTTATTTCTAGAACTTGTGCTTTTTGAGCTGCAATATCAACTTGAGACAGAGCTCACTTTGCTTATTTTGTATGACACAGGGCTCAATTTTGCGAGGGGAGCGCTACACCCTGCTCAGGAACAATGGGTCCAAATGGGACGTGAAGGACGGCAATGGCCGCACCATGAGTGTTCCAGGAGTGTGCTTCACAATCCCACCAACCGACCCTGAGGCTGTGGGCGTTGCTGATAAGTGGGTATTCCTTGATCTAATTTGTAATGTATACACTTGCAAATCTGTCTAATATGAAAACATCTTTGCAGtctaataaaccagcaaaaaGGCATCAAACAGAAAGTGGCCAGCAGCAAATCTGGACTACAGGCACGACTGGCTGAGCTGAAGAAGGAGAGTACAGGAGGTCAAGGTTTGTCTTTCTTTTATGTTATACACAAAAATCAGGTaatggtaatgttttttttaaagattcccttctgctcaccaagcctgcatttatttgatccaaaatacagcaaaagcagtaatattgtgaaatatttttactatttaaaataactgctttctatttgaatatattttaaaatgtaatttattcctgtgatcaaagctaatttttcagtatcattactccagtcttcagtgtcacatgataaagtgatgataaagaaatgtacaatgttacaaaagatttctatttgagataaatgctgttcttctgaacttttctatttatcaaataaacctaaaacattctactcatctgttttcaacataatattaataataataaagtttttgagcagcaaatcagcatattagaatgattcctgaaggagcatgtgactggactaatgatgctaaaattctgctttgaaatcacaggaataaattacattttataatgtattcaaatagaaaacagttattttaaatagtaaaaatatttaaaaaattgtactgtttttgctgtactttggttcaaataaatgcagtctcaaATCAAATGTGAGcagttaaaaacattaaaaatctctaGTGTAATATACTTGGATTACTCTCCTAAAGAGAGTAAAATACTCATTTAACTCATTCACTTCTCAAACCTCAGATAAACAAGAGCAGCAGTGCCGTCAGCTGATGGCAGGACTGGATAAAGTGGTCAGTGATCTGGACAAGCAGGAAAAGGCCATTTACTCTCGTGTGCGCCCCCCACTGGAGCAGACTCGTCCTGTGCAAGACAGCGCTGACAGGCTACAGGACATAAAGGTACAAAGTTTTGTATTTTGTAATGGACATCATTCATCAAAGTGTTCAATCTCTGAATAAATTCATTTTATAGTGGGTTCATTTAAAAATGTCACATTAGTACTGTAGTtctcaattgtttttttttgtaacgCCCTGTTTCAAAAGTATTAAAACGTAAGGTTGAATCTTAAGGAATCATAAGAAAGTCTTAGCATGTTCAGACCTAATTAAAGGTGAAAAGTAGGAAACTAAACATCAACTGTATTGTGTCGATCAACAAAATGGTAGATTTAAATGAAAGTAAATGAaaatcattaaagggatagtctaTCCAaaaatgaattactcaccctcatgtcgttgcaaacccgtaagacctttgtcttAGATTATTGTTGGGTTTTGAAGGTATCCTgggtttattgtttatattattaacattattctTATCGAGAACTATCTAAAAGTGAATAACAGAGAATCTCACTAAACGTAAAATTCTGAATCCGATGTCTCTGTCTGCTTTTTAATCACACACACCTACACTTCCAAAGCAGAGAAAAGTACTTAGCTTGATTGTTCTTAACTATTTAATTTATGATGTTACCTCCCAAAACCCTAGATGCCAAAATTAGGGAGACGTAACATCATCTttgggacacaaattaagatatttttgatgaaatctgagagctttttgaccctacaTAGACTACAAGGGTCCTACCACGCTCAAGGTCCAGAacggtaccaagaacatcgacagaATAGTGCATGTGCTATCattggttcaactgtaattttatgaagctacgagaataattttgtgcacaaagaaaacaaaaataatgactttattcagctATTTATTCTTTTCCATGTCGATCTTCAGCGCACGTTCTCAGGACTATCTCAGGACCTTTCTGGGCCTAAAATGTgtcagttacgttgctgtctaagcagggtcagaaagctctcgaacttcataaaaaaaaaaaatgttctgaatatgaacaatgttttttttttttatatataggtttggagcgacatgaggatgagtaattaattaaagaattttaatttttggatgaactttctCTTCAAACACAAAAGCATTTCTTCTAATCCTGTATTTCGGTGGCAAATGATGTTTTGACTTTATGCCTTAATCCAGTGTTTTCTTCACAGGACATTGCTTCTGTTGTTCGCAAGATAGAGCCAGAAAAGTCTGCAAAAGTACAGGAGGCTGAGACTTTCCTCAGATCCTCTCCCAAATGTGCAAGTGCACCACAGCTCTACTCCAAGGTGGATGAGGCTAACAAAAAATACAATAAGGTTGATTTGCTGTTGAATTGTGCTGATGACAAGTAAGTATACTTCTTGTTTTACAATGGAAGTTAAGAATGTCATACTCTGGGAGCTTGAATTGTGAATCTAAAAATTGCACTGTTGTAGACTGCAGAACTCCTATCGCCTGGAGAATTCTCTGCAGAATGGCAAGGCTCTTCTGTCCACCTATGAAAACAAACTGGCACGAGAGGAGGTCGCTCCATCTGACCCCGCCTCAATGGATAAGACCCAGCGTGAGCTAGCGGTAAATTTAGTAATCCAcaaagctatttatttatttatttatttatttatttatttattttttcaaagatTCACTATGCACTCATGTCTTATGTATTTCTGTCTTCAGGACTTTACATCTGAGCTGAGGAGCAAAAGGTCTACTATCACAGAGGCTGAGCAGAACCTGAGAGATGCAAAGGCCAGCTGCAGCAACATGGCCACCAAAGTGCAAGAACATTGCCCTGATATCGAGAGGCAGGAGGCTGATGTTCAGAAACTCACCAAGCGCTTTGACAACCTGAACAGACAGGTTGATGCAAGGTGAGATCATGCTAAAGCTATTTTAAATGGAAAGATACTTGAATTTAATGAATTTAATTCCACAGATTAGTCTTTAGTTTACTGTGTGCTGTGATTATTTCTGTTACACCTTAACATAATAGGACTGGCTTTACTATTAATATTTATGGATTCATTTAATGTTTAAGGTTgaatttgttaatattagttaatgcattatctgtcaagaacagcatttattacaaTAATACACGTAATGTTAGTAAGCTGAtccttattgtaaagtgctacATAGCATGGGTCCTAAAAGTGTATTTAATGAGAAAGTATCAGCATCTTTAAttatttcaaatgtttaaatttttatagaTCACAATGTCTGCAAAGAGCCAAAACTGCCTATGCCAACTACCACAATGACTATGACAACCTCAATAGCTGGCTTTCTCGAATTCCGAACTATGAGCCACGTGAAACTGATGACATCAGACAGATTGACGAAAAACTGAGAAATCAAAGAGTAGGACTTGACCCAGTTCTGTCATTACAATAATTGCATTATTATATtacaaattacatttatttaccaAAACTATGTTTGAAATGTACAGAATCTGCTCTCTGACATCACGAGAAAGGAATCAGACCTGAACAACGTGTCTAGAAATGCCCAACTTTACCAGCAAGCAGTCAAGGTACGAAAATTACAGTGTATTACTTACAGAGATTGTCCTACTATCATGTTTATGCAAAGCCTTGTGAACTCCTTTGTGTCGTGGCTTTCAGGACTATGAAAATGAATCCGAGCGGTTTAAATCCATCCTTGACCTTGAAGACGGCTTGGTTCCTCAGACATACAAAAGAAGCAGACTTGAATCTCCTGCCATGAAAGTGAAGAGAGAGGTAAATATTTTGGAACTGTTTCCTGGATCAATTAGAACGTTTTAATGCAGagatgcacagattgcaattttttGTTAGCCGATTccgaatttatttattttattttttgtaagtgtgacctgccagtactgatttttgcagattctgatttTCTTTCTGTATACAAACAAAAATCTATACTTTCAATGGAAAAACTAATTAGTAACATAATAAGAAATCATTAAACATTACAGTTTCCCCAATGTGGACTAAGTTACAGATGTTCTCccacttaaaaaaatcttaaaataaagtgctctgtGACTGGAAAAAGGTAGAAATAACAAATAACTAAAAAGAAGTTGATGTATATGTAACAAAACAGATGTtattattgtgtctaaaatgtaaatcaactaattttaacctcttgtttattgaactactgttgtttAAAATCAATGTCACATTCCAATTGTATTGATATTCGGGGAAACGTTGTGCAATGTTGCTTACCTAAATTATATattgtaaatttctttttttttttcctaccgCACTATGCATCTGGGCTATAACTTCTGTGAGAGCTGTTGCACTCATTTGTATAGTGCATCTCTAATTAAATATGATGCAATTTGTTTTAAAGGAATCTGCGATCGACTCCAAATTCACTGAAGTAAATGCTGTGAACAAGCAGAGACTGCAGAACCTAGAGTTTGCTCAAAGCCTTCTTAACCAGGTACAACACATGAACATGCATTAACATGCATAAAAATATCCATAGCATTGCTCTAAAAACACATTCAACATTTTTGCAATTCTTTTCAGCAGCCAGAAGTTACAATGATCCAGCAAAATGTCCAGCAGGTGAGATCATCAGCCCCAGGAGAAGAGCCCTGGAGAATCAGAAAACAGCTTCAGGAAGAAATTCAGCGCAGAGACCAACTGGAAAGAGAAATTCAGACTGTCCAGAGTGACATCTATTTACTGGAGGGCCAGAAACCGCAGGATACAATCGTCAAGAAAGAGCTCATCAAGAAGGTGCATGACCCTCAACTTGATGAAGAATATCACCGGGTTCAGCAGAAGCTCTTAGAAGAAAGCAGGACCACCCGTGTCTTAGAGAGCGAATTGGACACCCTCCGTGTAAAGCTGCGTGGGATTGAGACCGAAATGAAAGAAGGAGCTCAGCAGTATACTGTCAAAGAGGTACTCCGCATTGAGAGGGACCGGGGACAGGAGGAAGAGCTCAGGAGGCTGAGAGAAGAGCTAGAGGAGGTCAAGAGGCTGAAGATGGTCAGGGAGAATGAAATCACTCTGATTCAAAAGCAAGTGACTGTTCTTGCAGAGGAAAAAAGCAGGGAGCAGGAAATCATCAGGGAGGAGGAAGTCATTAAGGTTCAAAATGACCCTCAACTGGAGAGTGAGTACAGACTATTGCTTGACAGGAAACAAAAAGAGATCGACGGCCGAAAAGAACTCGAAGACGAGCTTCGATTCCTGCAGGAGAGGCTAAGGCGTCTTGAAAAAGAAAAGGCAATGGCTGAGGAAAAGATCTCCATCAAAGAAGTCCTGAAAGTTGAGAAAGATATTGGCTTGGAGAGAGAGGTGGAGAACCTGAGAAGACAATACGAAGATGAAAAAACCAAGCGCAGCTCTTTGCTGAGAGAGAAAACAGACATTCACCGCAAGATTACCAGCCTGGAGGAAGAGAAGTCCAAGGTCATCGTTCAGGAGAAAGTGCGCGAGATTGTCCGACCTGATCCGAAGGCAGAAGCGGAGGTGGCGAATCTTCGACTTGAACTGGTGGAGCAGCAGAGAAGATGCAGAGATTCAGAGCTTCAGCTGAAGACCTTCCAGGACGAACTGAACATGCTTAGAAACAGAGGCCCACAAATTGAATACAAGGAGATCATCAAAGAGGTCATCAAATACAAGACTGACCCAGAGACCGAAAGAGAGCTGGAGAAACTCAGGAATGAAATTGTGGACAAATCCCATCAAACAGAGAAGTTCGAGATGGA from Garra rufa unplaced genomic scaffold, GarRuf1.0 hap1_unplaced_387, whole genome shotgun sequence encodes the following:
- the ppl gene encoding periplakin isoform X1; its protein translation is MIEKDMKQLRVRVMKLREDHDRIYHITRSEQVPTVNWGKIIDEKLSNVNNKGYGQDLLTVENEVEEHNIFHSEVEALAPYVTGGRDGLDGQQAKYSKLLASSAARQKNLLSLRDYMQRCTNELYWMEQQAEERIAYDWSDNNLDYPARKRQYENFISKCLESKEKGITQLNEDGEELMEQNHPGKNVIGAHMDAVHADWKEYLNLLICEENHLKNMDDYHKFHKDARDTGDLLKRLETEINQKYNPEFKDMYQMEGLIADLDDQSKAMDHYDERLKALQKRSLQVLPLKYRRETPQKLLPIEALCEYETNEGSILRGERYTLLRNNGSKWDVKDGNGRTMSVPGVCFTIPPTDPEAVGVADNLINQQKGIKQKVASSKSGLQARLAELKKESTGGQDKQEQQCRQLMAGLDKVVSDLDKQEKAIYSRVRPPLEQTRPVQDSADRLQDIKDIASVVRKIEPEKSAKVQEAETFLRSSPKCASAPQLYSKVDEANKKYNKVDLLLNCADDKLQNSYRLENSLQNGKALLSTYENKLAREEVAPSDPASMDKTQRELADFTSELRSKRSTITEAEQNLRDAKASCSNMATKVQEHCPDIERQEADVQKLTKRFDNLNRQVDARSQCLQRAKTAYANYHNDYDNLNSWLSRIPNYEPRETDDIRQIDEKLRNQRNLLSDITRKESDLNNVSRNAQLYQQAVKDYENESERFKSILDLEDGLVPQTYKRSRLESPAMKVKREESAIDSKFTEVNAVNKQRLQNLEFAQSLLNQQPEVTMIQQNVQQVRSSAPGEEPWRIRKQLQEEIQRRDQLEREIQTVQSDIYLLEGQKPQDTIVKKELIKKVHDPQLDEEYHRVQQKLLEESRTTRVLESELDTLRVKLRGIETEMKEGAQQYTVKEVLRIERDRGQEEELRRLREELEEVKRLKMVRENEITLIQKQVTVLAEEKSREQEIIREEEVIKVQNDPQLESEYRLLLDRKQKEIDGRKELEDELRFLQERLRRLEKEKAMAEEKISIKEVLKVEKDIGLEREVENLRRQYEDEKTKRSSLLREKTDIHRKITSLEEEKSKVIVQEKVREIVRPDPKAEAEVANLRLELVEQQRRCRDSELQLKTFQDELNMLRNRGPQIEYKEIIKEVIKYKTDPETERELEKLRNEIVDKSHQTEKFEMEILQLKDEIQRWKDTKPQIQTKEVVNEVMQYREDPKTKEEIESLKRKLAEEQRKRLDLENERASNEERIRIKKMDLSQVREKFVQQEVVKMEQDPLLRSECDTFTQNINNEQRQRELLKEELMRLQHQKADLDIQLEELERERRARREAELEIQRLRVRLNELEIRDKENREKVTVKQKVVLQQDPQQEKEHSILRLQVEEERHKRMLLEKEFNALLQQQEILERTEVREKVVRTEKVQVERDPEAEMDIIRLKKSLEEEEKRRRELDQEIINLNSKLSEMEFTNTKSSKELDYIRDESNRLQQENQRLQNELRKIHSEIEITSKETRHITQSSPVENSRNLEIRMDSLQRELSDLKRIRMEKDEEIEKLQKSLSAMRVKREQRESHLRRSIVVIDPDTGKEMKPEEAYKLGLIDWKMFVNLQSQECDWEEITVKGPSGESSVLHDRKSGKKFSIEDALRAGNITNRQLQQYQNKEISIQEFGVMLSGRVI
- the ppl gene encoding periplakin isoform X2, yielding MIEKDMKQLRVRVMKLREDHDRIYHITRSEQVPTVNWGKIIDEKLSNVNNKGYGQDLLTVENEVEEHNIFHSEVEALAPYVTGGRDGLDGQQAKYSKLLASSAARQKNLLSLRDYMQRCTNELYWMEQQAEERIAYDWSDNNLDYPARKRQYENFISKCLESKEKGITQLNEDGEELMEQNHPGKNVIGAHMDAVHADWKEYLNLLICEENHLKNMDDYHKFHKDARDTGDLLKRLETEINQKYNPEFKDMYQMEGLIADLDDQSKAMDHYDERLKALQKRSLQVLPLKYRRETPQKLLPIEALCEYETNEGSILRGERYTLLRNNGSKWDVKDGNGRTMSVPGVCFTIPPTDPEAVGVADNLINQQKGIKQKVASSKSGLQARLAELKKESTGGQDKQEQQCRQLMAGLDKVVSDLDKQEKAIYSRVRPPLEQTRPVQDSADRLQDIKDIASVVRKIEPEKSAKVQEAETFLRSSPKCASAPQLYSKVDEANKKYNKVDLLLNCADDKLQNSYRLENSLQNGKALLSTYENKLAREEVAPSDPASMDKTQRELADFTSELRSKRSTITEAEQNLRDAKASCSNMATKVQEHCPDIERQEADVQKLTKRFDNLNRQVDARSQCLQRAKTAYANYHNDYDNLNSWLSRIPNYEPRETDDIRQIDEKLRNQRNLLSDITRKESDLNNVSRNAQLYQQAVKDYENESERFKSILDLEDGLVPQTYKRSRLESPAMKVKREESAIDSKFTEVNAVNKQRLQNLEFAQSLLNQPEVTMIQQNVQQVRSSAPGEEPWRIRKQLQEEIQRRDQLEREIQTVQSDIYLLEGQKPQDTIVKKELIKKVHDPQLDEEYHRVQQKLLEESRTTRVLESELDTLRVKLRGIETEMKEGAQQYTVKEVLRIERDRGQEEELRRLREELEEVKRLKMVRENEITLIQKQVTVLAEEKSREQEIIREEEVIKVQNDPQLESEYRLLLDRKQKEIDGRKELEDELRFLQERLRRLEKEKAMAEEKISIKEVLKVEKDIGLEREVENLRRQYEDEKTKRSSLLREKTDIHRKITSLEEEKSKVIVQEKVREIVRPDPKAEAEVANLRLELVEQQRRCRDSELQLKTFQDELNMLRNRGPQIEYKEIIKEVIKYKTDPETERELEKLRNEIVDKSHQTEKFEMEILQLKDEIQRWKDTKPQIQTKEVVNEVMQYREDPKTKEEIESLKRKLAEEQRKRLDLENERASNEERIRIKKMDLSQVREKFVQQEVVKMEQDPLLRSECDTFTQNINNEQRQRELLKEELMRLQHQKADLDIQLEELERERRARREAELEIQRLRVRLNELEIRDKENREKVTVKQKVVLQQDPQQEKEHSILRLQVEEERHKRMLLEKEFNALLQQQEILERTEVREKVVRTEKVQVERDPEAEMDIIRLKKSLEEEEKRRRELDQEIINLNSKLSEMEFTNTKSSKELDYIRDESNRLQQENQRLQNELRKIHSEIEITSKETRHITQSSPVENSRNLEIRMDSLQRELSDLKRIRMEKDEEIEKLQKSLSAMRVKREQRESHLRRSIVVIDPDTGKEMKPEEAYKLGLIDWKMFVNLQSQECDWEEITVKGPSGESSVLHDRKSGKKFSIEDALRAGNITNRQLQQYQNKEISIQEFGVMLSGRVI